The following proteins come from a genomic window of Frondihabitans peucedani:
- the fdhD gene encoding formate dehydrogenase accessory sulfurtransferase FdhD: protein MARITARKQVTRLTVGAGATRTMDTLAVEEPLEIRVGGQSLAITMRTPGNDFDLAAGFLVSEGVISRGDEFFTARYCAGATEEGLNTYNVLDVTLAPGVPAPDPSLERAFYTTSSCGLCGKASIDAVRTKSQHAVLHDPVVVDPALLATFPDLLRQGQDVFEKTGGLHAAALFDGRTGRMLVLREDVGRHNAVDKVVGWAVKENLLPLTGMVLMVSGRASFELTQKASMAGIPMMAAVSAPSSLAVDLAAELGVTIVGFLRGTSMVAYSRPDRLGEGDPPASTDASTDAHSHASSSTSTPTPVTIGTRP, encoded by the coding sequence ATGGCACGAATAACGGCGCGGAAGCAGGTGACCCGCCTCACCGTCGGAGCCGGGGCCACCAGGACGATGGACACGCTCGCGGTGGAGGAGCCGCTCGAGATCCGGGTCGGCGGGCAGTCGCTCGCCATCACGATGCGGACCCCGGGCAACGACTTCGACCTCGCCGCCGGCTTCCTCGTGTCGGAAGGCGTCATCTCGCGCGGCGACGAGTTCTTCACCGCCCGCTACTGCGCCGGCGCGACCGAGGAGGGCCTCAACACGTACAACGTGCTCGACGTGACCCTCGCCCCCGGCGTCCCGGCACCCGATCCCAGCCTCGAGCGGGCGTTCTACACGACGAGCTCCTGCGGCCTCTGCGGCAAGGCGTCGATCGACGCGGTGCGCACGAAGTCGCAGCACGCCGTCCTGCACGACCCGGTGGTCGTCGATCCTGCGCTCCTCGCCACCTTCCCCGACCTGCTGCGCCAGGGCCAGGACGTCTTCGAGAAGACCGGCGGCCTCCACGCCGCGGCCCTCTTCGACGGACGGACCGGCAGGATGCTCGTGCTCCGCGAAGACGTCGGGCGCCACAACGCGGTCGACAAGGTCGTCGGCTGGGCCGTGAAGGAGAACCTCCTGCCGCTGACCGGCATGGTGCTGATGGTATCGGGCCGGGCCTCGTTCGAGCTCACCCAGAAGGCGTCTATGGCCGGCATCCCGATGATGGCCGCCGTGTCGGCGCCGTCGTCGCTCGCTGTCGACCTCGCCGCCGAGCTCGGCGTGACGATCGTCGGGTTCCTCCGCGGCACCAGCATGGTCGCGTACTCGCGGCCCGACCGCCTCGGCGAGGGCGACCCGCCCGCGTCGACCGACGCCTCGACCGACGCGCACTCCCACGCCAGCAGCTCGACCAGCACTCCCACCCCCGTGACGATTGGAACGCGCCCGTGA
- a CDS encoding FdhF/YdeP family oxidoreductase: MTEKPPIDDVSDKDLEVGEPRSWAAGVPGVLHSMEPAIKQLGLARTVKLMTSLNQKDGFDCMSCAWPDPDHRKVAEFCENGAKAVTWEANPVLVPDSFWAEHSITDLLDKSEYWLGMQGRLTKPVHKPRGSDHYEEVSWKKAFDLIAGKLNSLDSPDQASFYTSGRTSNEAAFIYQLFVRAFGTNNLPDCSNMCHESTSLAMAEVVGIGKSTIAYDDFEKADLIMILGQNPGTNHPRMLTALEDAKRNGAEIVAVNPLPEAGLRRYKNPQVPRGIVGRGTDIADQFLQIRLGGDMALLQAVAKRVLAAEDANPGTVLDHAFLAEHTTGLDAFREHIAQVDDDEVLLATGLASTEIDELARRYLNSERVIITWAMGITQHRKSVDTIKEIINLLLLRGNIGKPGAGASPIRGHSNVQGDRTMGIWEQVSDEFLDALEKEFHFSPPREHGVDALKGIKGMQKGEIKFWMGMGGNLVAAISDTQLAEKAMRGTEMTVQVSTKLNRSHAVVGEEALILPTLGRTEIDVQKAGPQFVSVEDTVCSVHGSHGQVPPVAPDLLSEIAIVSRLAQATLGDRQPIDWQSFEDDYDMLRDHISRVVPGFSDFSRRVRSRDGFVLPNGPRDSRTFPTKTGKAMITVNDLEHVERPEGRLLLQTLRSHDQYNTTIYSLNDRYRGIKKGREVVFINPDDLAELSLVDGQRVDVFTEWTDDVERVLRDYRVVSYPTAKGCAAAYFPEANVLVPLDSAAIGSNTPVSKAVLVRVVPAAVPAVV; the protein is encoded by the coding sequence GTGACCGAGAAGCCCCCGATCGACGACGTGAGCGACAAGGACCTCGAGGTCGGCGAACCCCGATCGTGGGCGGCCGGCGTCCCCGGCGTCCTGCACTCGATGGAGCCCGCGATCAAGCAGCTGGGCCTCGCCCGCACCGTCAAGCTGATGACGTCGCTCAACCAGAAGGACGGCTTCGACTGCATGAGCTGCGCCTGGCCCGACCCGGACCACCGGAAGGTCGCCGAGTTCTGCGAGAACGGCGCCAAAGCGGTCACCTGGGAGGCGAACCCGGTGCTCGTGCCCGACAGCTTCTGGGCGGAGCACTCGATCACCGACCTGCTCGACAAGTCGGAGTACTGGCTCGGCATGCAGGGGCGGTTGACGAAGCCGGTGCACAAGCCGCGCGGCAGCGACCACTACGAGGAGGTCAGCTGGAAGAAGGCCTTCGACCTCATCGCCGGCAAGCTGAACTCGCTCGACAGCCCCGACCAGGCGTCGTTCTACACGTCCGGCCGCACCTCGAACGAGGCCGCGTTCATCTACCAGCTCTTCGTGCGGGCCTTCGGCACCAACAACCTGCCCGACTGCTCGAACATGTGCCACGAGTCGACCAGCCTCGCCATGGCCGAGGTGGTCGGGATCGGCAAGTCGACGATCGCCTACGACGACTTCGAGAAGGCCGACCTGATCATGATCCTGGGCCAGAACCCCGGGACCAACCACCCCAGGATGCTCACCGCCCTCGAGGACGCGAAGCGGAACGGCGCCGAGATCGTCGCGGTGAACCCGCTGCCGGAGGCCGGTCTCCGCCGCTACAAGAACCCGCAGGTGCCCCGCGGCATCGTCGGGCGCGGCACGGACATCGCCGACCAGTTCCTGCAGATCCGGCTGGGCGGCGACATGGCGCTGCTGCAGGCCGTCGCCAAGCGCGTGCTCGCCGCCGAGGACGCGAACCCCGGCACGGTGCTCGACCACGCCTTCCTCGCCGAGCACACCACCGGGCTCGACGCGTTCCGCGAGCACATCGCGCAGGTCGACGACGACGAGGTCCTCCTCGCCACCGGGCTCGCCTCCACCGAGATCGACGAGCTCGCCCGCCGCTACCTCAACTCCGAGCGGGTCATCATCACCTGGGCGATGGGCATCACGCAGCACCGGAAGTCCGTCGACACGATCAAGGAGATCATCAACCTCCTGCTGCTCCGCGGCAACATCGGCAAGCCCGGCGCCGGCGCCTCGCCGATCCGCGGCCACAGCAACGTGCAGGGCGACCGAACCATGGGCATCTGGGAGCAGGTCTCCGACGAGTTCCTCGACGCGCTCGAGAAGGAGTTCCACTTCTCGCCCCCGCGCGAGCACGGCGTCGACGCGCTCAAGGGCATCAAGGGCATGCAGAAGGGCGAGATCAAGTTCTGGATGGGCATGGGCGGCAACCTCGTCGCCGCCATCTCCGACACCCAGCTCGCCGAGAAGGCGATGCGCGGCACCGAGATGACCGTGCAGGTGTCGACGAAGCTCAACCGGTCGCACGCCGTCGTGGGCGAGGAGGCGCTGATCCTGCCGACCCTCGGACGCACCGAGATCGACGTGCAGAAGGCCGGCCCGCAGTTCGTCTCCGTCGAGGACACCGTGTGCTCGGTGCACGGGAGCCACGGCCAGGTGCCGCCGGTCGCGCCCGACCTGCTCTCGGAGATCGCGATCGTCAGCCGTCTCGCCCAGGCGACCCTCGGCGACCGTCAGCCGATCGACTGGCAGTCGTTCGAGGACGACTACGACATGCTCCGCGACCACATCAGCCGCGTCGTGCCGGGGTTCAGCGACTTCAGTCGGCGGGTCAGGAGCCGCGACGGCTTCGTCCTGCCGAACGGACCCCGCGACTCGCGCACGTTCCCGACGAAGACCGGCAAGGCGATGATCACGGTCAACGACCTCGAGCACGTCGAGCGCCCGGAGGGGCGGCTGCTGCTGCAGACGCTCCGGTCGCACGACCAGTACAACACCACGATCTACAGCCTCAACGACCGCTACCGCGGCATCAAGAAGGGGCGCGAGGTGGTCTTCATCAACCCCGACGACCTCGCCGAGCTCAGCCTCGTCGACGGCCAGCGGGTCGACGTCTTCACCGAGTGGACCGACGACGTCGAGCGGGTGCTCCGCGACTACCGGGTCGTGTCGTACCCGACGGCCAAGGGCTGCGCGGCCGCGTACTTCCCCGAGGCGAACGTGCTGGTGCCGCTCGACAGCGCCGCGATCGGCAGCAACACGCCGGTGTCGAAGGCCGTGCTCGTGCGGGTCGTTCCGGCGGCGGTGCCGGCCGTAGTCTGA
- a CDS encoding excinuclease ABC subunit A — MDTHSTTSAGAPGRDAHDRRFDLVEVRGARENNLRGVDVDIPRDALVAFTGVSGSGKSSLAFGTVYAEAQRRFFESVAPYARRLIDQVGAPDVDRIDGLPPAVALPQQRSGGTARSTVGSATTLANVVRMLFSRVGTYPAGAPMLLAEDFSTNTVQGACPTCHGLGRVYDVPEELMVPDDSLSIRDKALAAWPTAWHGKQLRDSLVSLGYDVDVPWRDLPRDKRDWALFTDDSPQVPIYRDLSPKEVWAAVAAGDEPSYMGTFLGVKRYVLDTFAGSKSARMRERAAEFMVSVVCPTCDGKRLKPDALEVTVAGRDITEVQAMPLHEVRDLLEGLLVDDGAAAHLSAEQRLASQRLVNDLRGRLAPLIDLGLGYLSLDRTTPTLSSGELQRMRLATQVLSKLFGVVFVLDEPSAGLHPADTESLLSVLDTLKATGNSVFFVEHSLDVIRRADWIVDIGPGAGTEGGRVVYSGPPEGLRDAGESATRRYLFPDPAPDASAPDASAPAARRPGDGRLELLDVTRNNLAGVSVAFPLGAFTAVTGVSGSGKSSLVTQALPDLLAASLATRVDDASAGSADAPGTGADVEATDEQGEGAQDLLLGDAPQATTGRAVGPEGRLRRVVQVSQKPIGRTPRSNVATYTGLFDRIRSRFAATPEARRRRYGASRFSFNLAPGRCPVCKGEGTMEVELLFLPTVHAVCSACHGTRYNPETLEIELDGSTIADVLAMSVTRASEFFAGDADVARHLDALLDVGLGYVSLGQSATELSGGEAQRVKLASELRRGQQGDTLYLLDEPTSGLHPQDADRLVGHLQHLVDGGNTVVIVEHDMRVVAQADWVVDLGPGAGDDGGTVQAQGTPEEVAENPTSVTAPFLRAALAASAPAAAG, encoded by the coding sequence TTGGATACGCACAGCACCACCTCAGCAGGCGCCCCCGGGCGAGACGCGCACGACCGACGGTTCGACCTCGTGGAGGTGCGCGGGGCACGAGAGAACAACCTCCGGGGCGTCGACGTCGACATCCCGCGCGACGCGCTCGTCGCGTTCACCGGGGTGTCCGGCTCCGGCAAGAGCTCGCTGGCGTTCGGCACGGTCTACGCCGAGGCGCAGCGCCGCTTCTTCGAGTCGGTGGCTCCGTACGCGCGGCGCCTGATCGACCAGGTCGGGGCTCCCGACGTCGACCGGATCGACGGCCTGCCGCCCGCGGTCGCCCTCCCGCAGCAGCGGAGCGGCGGCACCGCCCGCTCGACGGTCGGCAGCGCGACCACCCTCGCGAACGTCGTCCGGATGCTCTTCTCCCGCGTCGGCACCTACCCGGCCGGGGCCCCGATGCTCCTCGCCGAGGACTTCTCGACGAACACCGTCCAGGGCGCCTGCCCGACCTGCCACGGGCTCGGGCGCGTGTACGACGTGCCCGAGGAGCTCATGGTCCCCGACGACTCGCTGTCGATCCGCGACAAGGCGCTCGCCGCGTGGCCGACGGCCTGGCACGGCAAGCAGCTCCGCGACAGCCTCGTCTCGCTCGGCTACGACGTCGATGTGCCGTGGCGCGACCTCCCGCGCGACAAGCGCGACTGGGCGCTGTTCACCGACGACTCGCCCCAGGTGCCGATCTACCGCGACCTGTCGCCGAAAGAGGTGTGGGCCGCAGTGGCGGCCGGCGACGAGCCGTCGTACATGGGCACGTTCCTCGGCGTGAAGCGGTACGTGCTCGACACCTTCGCAGGATCGAAGAGCGCCAGGATGCGGGAGCGCGCGGCCGAGTTCATGGTCAGCGTCGTCTGCCCGACCTGCGACGGCAAGCGCCTGAAGCCCGACGCCCTCGAGGTCACGGTCGCCGGGCGCGACATCACCGAGGTGCAGGCGATGCCCCTCCACGAGGTCCGCGACCTGCTCGAGGGTCTGCTCGTCGACGACGGGGCGGCCGCGCACCTCTCCGCCGAGCAGCGCCTGGCGTCCCAGCGGCTGGTGAACGACCTCCGCGGCCGACTCGCCCCGCTGATCGACCTCGGTCTCGGCTACCTGTCGCTCGACCGGACGACGCCCACCCTGTCGTCGGGAGAGCTCCAGCGGATGCGCCTCGCCACGCAGGTGCTTTCGAAGCTCTTCGGCGTGGTCTTCGTGCTCGACGAGCCGTCGGCGGGCCTCCACCCCGCCGACACCGAGTCGCTCCTCAGCGTCCTCGACACCCTCAAGGCGACCGGCAACTCCGTGTTCTTCGTGGAGCACTCGCTCGACGTGATCCGGAGGGCCGACTGGATCGTGGACATCGGGCCGGGCGCCGGCACCGAGGGCGGCCGGGTGGTGTACTCGGGGCCTCCGGAGGGGCTGCGCGACGCGGGGGAGTCGGCCACCAGGAGGTACCTCTTCCCGGATCCTGCGCCGGACGCCTCTGCGCCGGACGCCTCTGCCCCGGCTGCCCGCCGCCCGGGCGACGGACGCCTCGAGCTCCTCGACGTCACGCGGAACAACCTCGCCGGCGTCTCGGTCGCGTTCCCGCTCGGCGCCTTCACGGCGGTGACCGGTGTCTCGGGGTCCGGCAAGTCGTCGCTCGTCACGCAGGCGCTGCCCGACCTGCTCGCGGCGAGCCTCGCGACCCGGGTCGACGACGCCTCGGCCGGGAGCGCCGACGCGCCGGGCACCGGCGCCGACGTCGAGGCGACCGACGAGCAGGGCGAGGGCGCGCAGGATCTCCTCCTCGGCGACGCCCCGCAGGCGACCACCGGCCGGGCGGTGGGCCCCGAGGGCAGGCTCCGCCGCGTGGTCCAGGTCAGCCAGAAGCCGATCGGCCGCACCCCGCGCTCCAACGTCGCCACCTACACGGGTCTCTTCGACCGCATCCGGAGCCGCTTCGCCGCCACCCCCGAGGCTCGGCGACGCCGCTACGGGGCCAGCCGCTTCTCGTTCAACCTCGCGCCCGGGCGGTGCCCGGTGTGCAAGGGCGAGGGGACGATGGAGGTCGAGCTGCTCTTCCTGCCGACGGTCCACGCGGTGTGCAGCGCCTGCCACGGCACCCGCTACAACCCCGAGACCCTCGAGATCGAGCTCGACGGCAGCACGATCGCCGACGTCCTCGCGATGAGCGTCACCCGCGCCTCCGAGTTCTTCGCGGGCGACGCCGACGTGGCCCGCCACCTCGACGCCCTCCTCGACGTCGGGCTCGGCTACGTGTCGCTCGGCCAGTCGGCCACCGAGCTGTCGGGCGGCGAGGCCCAGCGGGTGAAGCTCGCCTCCGAGCTCCGCCGCGGCCAGCAGGGCGACACGCTCTACCTCCTCGACGAGCCGACGTCGGGCCTGCACCCGCAGGATGCCGACCGGCTCGTCGGCCACCTGCAGCACCTCGTCGACGGCGGCAACACAGTCGTCATCGTCGAGCACGACATGCGGGTCGTCGCGCAGGCCGACTGGGTCGTCGACCTCGGCCCCGGAGCGGGCGACGACGGCGGCACCGTGCAGGCGCAGGGCACCCCCGAGGAGGTCGCCGAGAACCCGACGAGCGTCACCGCGCCCTTCCTGCGGGCCGCCCTCGCGGCGAGCGCGCCCGCGGCAGCCGGCTAG
- a CDS encoding LysR family transcriptional regulator produces MDLRQMEYFVALAEQQQFTRAAEATRVSQSGLSAAIRTLEDELQTPLFTRTTRRVELTGAGRALLPHAKALLAQAVAGRDAVVAARGEVTGELRVGGEQCLGVIDLPDLLTSFRRRYPKVTITFEQAGSGALLSLLRAGDLDIAFVATAEQDHALPARGSASSAPAVTELAVEPLVFLCPPDSPLARKPQVAFRDLEDETFVDFHPTWGVRAINDLAFRERDLDRRVGLVVGDVHTLLDFVQRGLGVAIVPRPIANKPQAQGLAVRQLDDPAAPRWSVGIATPPGDRAGTLAARLLELATVRDPAIA; encoded by the coding sequence GTGGATCTCCGCCAGATGGAGTACTTCGTCGCGCTCGCCGAACAGCAGCAGTTCACGCGCGCGGCGGAGGCGACCCGGGTGTCGCAGTCCGGGCTCTCGGCGGCGATCCGCACCCTGGAAGACGAACTCCAGACGCCGCTGTTCACCCGCACCACCCGGCGCGTGGAGCTGACGGGGGCCGGGCGCGCGCTGCTGCCGCACGCCAAGGCCCTCCTCGCCCAGGCGGTGGCCGGCCGCGACGCGGTGGTCGCCGCCCGGGGCGAGGTCACCGGCGAGCTCCGGGTGGGCGGCGAGCAGTGCCTCGGCGTCATCGACCTGCCCGACCTCCTCACCAGCTTCCGCCGCCGCTACCCGAAGGTGACCATCACCTTCGAGCAGGCAGGATCCGGGGCGCTCCTGTCTCTTCTGCGCGCCGGCGACCTCGACATCGCGTTCGTCGCGACGGCCGAGCAGGATCACGCCCTCCCCGCCCGGGGCTCGGCGTCGTCGGCGCCCGCGGTCACCGAGCTCGCCGTCGAGCCGCTCGTGTTCCTCTGTCCTCCCGACTCGCCCCTGGCGCGCAAGCCGCAGGTCGCCTTCCGCGACCTGGAGGACGAGACCTTCGTCGACTTCCACCCGACCTGGGGCGTCCGTGCGATCAACGACCTCGCCTTCCGCGAGCGCGACCTCGACCGCCGCGTCGGCCTCGTCGTCGGCGACGTGCACACACTGCTCGACTTCGTGCAGCGCGGTCTCGGCGTTGCGATCGTGCCGCGTCCGATCGCGAACAAGCCTCAGGCGCAGGGCCTTGCTGTGCGTCAGCTCGACGATCCTGCGGCGCCCCGCTGGTCGGTCGGGATCGCCACGCCCCCCGGGGACCGCGCCGGGACACTCGCCGCGAGGCTGCTGGAGCTGGCGACGGTGCGGGATCCTGCGATCGCCTGA
- a CDS encoding aldo/keto reductase — protein sequence MTDTQTTIPLLSNTSIPQLGFGVFLVDPADTQRVVEDALEVGYRHIDTATGYDNEKEVGLALKASGIPRDEIFVTTKLRNDHHKAGDVEGAFERSLEALGLDALDLYLIHWPMPANDHYVDTWKSFETFHADGRAKAIGVSNFLVPHLERLLAETEVVPAVNQVELHPVFQQRELRAFQAQHGIVTEAWGPLGQGKYDLFGMAPIQAAASAHGMTPAQVVLRWHLQTGNVVIPKSNRKERMAENLDVFSFELDADEMAAIDALDENRRVGGNPAEIN from the coding sequence ATGACGGACACCCAGACCACCATCCCGCTCCTGTCGAACACGAGCATCCCGCAGCTCGGCTTCGGCGTCTTCCTCGTCGACCCCGCAGACACCCAGCGCGTCGTCGAGGACGCTCTCGAGGTCGGCTACCGCCACATCGACACCGCCACCGGCTACGACAACGAGAAGGAGGTCGGGCTCGCGCTCAAGGCCTCCGGGATCCCGCGCGACGAGATCTTCGTCACGACGAAGCTCCGCAACGACCACCACAAGGCCGGCGACGTCGAGGGCGCCTTCGAGCGCAGCCTCGAGGCGCTCGGCCTCGACGCCCTCGACCTCTACCTCATCCACTGGCCCATGCCCGCGAACGACCACTACGTCGACACCTGGAAGTCCTTCGAGACCTTCCATGCCGACGGCCGCGCGAAGGCGATCGGCGTCAGCAACTTCCTCGTCCCGCACCTCGAGCGACTCCTCGCCGAGACCGAGGTCGTCCCGGCCGTCAACCAGGTCGAGCTGCACCCGGTCTTCCAGCAGCGCGAGCTCCGCGCCTTCCAGGCCCAGCACGGCATCGTCACGGAAGCCTGGGGCCCGCTCGGTCAGGGCAAGTACGACCTCTTCGGCATGGCGCCGATCCAGGCGGCCGCGTCGGCGCACGGCATGACGCCGGCGCAGGTCGTGCTCCGCTGGCACCTGCAGACCGGCAACGTCGTGATCCCGAAGTCGAACCGCAAGGAGCGCATGGCCGAGAACCTCGACGTCTTCTCGTTCGAGCTCGACGCCGACGAGATGGCCGCCATCGACGCTCTCGACGAGAACCGCCGCGTCGGCGGGAACCCGGCCGAGATCAACTGA
- a CDS encoding NAD(P)-dependent oxidoreductase yields MKIAVTGGSGKLGRSVVTRLKDDGHDVVNLDRAGTRGRGFIQIDLTDYGQVVDAILGIDEVNQTGFDAIVHLGAIPAPAILPDSATFHNNILSTYNVFQAARRAGIKRVVYASSETVLGLPFDIDPPYIPVDEEYPARPESTYSLVKHLEETMAKELVRWDPTLSITAFRFSNVMNPDDYAEFPSFDADATLRKWNLWGYIDGRDGAQAVAKALENAKPGFEAYIIAAADTVMSRPSADLAAEVFPDVSLKREVSGTETLLSIEKARRLLGYEPEHSWRD; encoded by the coding sequence ATGAAGATTGCAGTCACCGGCGGAAGCGGCAAGCTCGGACGGAGCGTCGTCACGCGCCTGAAGGACGACGGGCACGACGTCGTCAACCTCGACCGGGCGGGCACGCGCGGACGCGGGTTCATCCAGATCGACCTGACCGACTACGGCCAGGTGGTCGACGCGATCCTGGGCATCGACGAGGTGAACCAGACCGGGTTCGACGCGATCGTGCACCTCGGAGCGATCCCGGCGCCGGCGATCCTGCCCGACTCGGCGACGTTCCACAACAACATCCTGTCGACCTACAACGTCTTCCAGGCCGCGCGTCGCGCCGGGATCAAGCGCGTCGTCTACGCCTCGAGCGAGACCGTGCTCGGCCTCCCCTTCGACATCGACCCGCCGTACATCCCGGTCGACGAGGAGTACCCGGCCCGCCCCGAGAGCACGTACTCGCTGGTCAAGCACCTCGAGGAGACGATGGCGAAGGAGCTCGTGCGCTGGGACCCGACGCTGTCGATCACGGCGTTCCGCTTCTCGAACGTGATGAACCCCGACGACTACGCCGAGTTCCCGTCGTTCGACGCCGACGCGACGCTCCGCAAGTGGAACCTCTGGGGCTACATCGACGGCCGCGACGGTGCCCAGGCCGTGGCGAAGGCACTCGAGAACGCGAAGCCCGGCTTCGAGGCGTACATCATCGCCGCCGCCGACACCGTCATGTCGCGCCCGAGCGCCGACCTGGCCGCGGAGGTGTTCCCGGACGTCTCGCTGAAGCGCGAGGTGTCGGGCACCGAGACGCTGCTGTCGATCGAGAAGGCCCGGCGGCTGCTCGGGTACGAGCCCGAGCACAGCTGGCGCGACTAG